From Scomber scombrus chromosome 21, fScoSco1.1, whole genome shotgun sequence, one genomic window encodes:
- the LOC134003178 gene encoding LOW QUALITY PROTEIN: scavenger receptor cysteine-rich type 1 protein M130-like (The sequence of the model RefSeq protein was modified relative to this genomic sequence to represent the inferred CDS: substituted 2 bases at 2 genomic stop codons) has product MDHLLMVLVLLCSSGLQAEDDHQSEFRLVGGASRCAGTLELKHGEWRSVSPFLWTRKEADIICRYLDCGSAVSTRSRNVDSDRSVWRIISYCLHFGSALRDCVSSSYLSSSIVEITCSDSVRLVNGTSRCSGRLEVKSEQSWSSVCEADFDQQDAEVVCRELGCEAPSVLQGALYGEVEAPMWTKEFQCGGHESALLDCRRSDSARRTCSPGKAVGLTCSEPVRLVGGASRCAGTLHLKYGEWRPVSSSRWTLKEAYIICRSLDCGSAVSTRSRNEYSYRSVWRISSDCVQSGSALRDCVSSDSSDFIMEITCSDSVRLVNGTSLCSGRLEVKSEQSWSSVCEADFDQQDAEVVCRDLGCGAPSVLQGALYGEVETPMWTKEFQCGGNESALLDCRRSDSARRTCSPGKAVGLTCSEPVRLVGGASRCAGTLEMKHGEWRPVMSDSDWTLKKADVICRYLDCGSAVSIRSRNEASDRSVWWISSNLLHSGSELRDCVSSHSSSSILELTCSDSVRLVNGTSLCSGRLEVKSEQPWSSVCEADFDQQDAEVVCRDLGCGAPSVLQGALYGEVEAPMWTKEFQCGGNESALLDCRRSDSARRTCSPGKAVGLTCSEPVRLVGGASRCAGTLEMKHGEWRPVEHYYWTMKEADVICRYMDCGSAVSTRSRSASYRSVWSISSDCVQSGSALRDCVSSDSSSSILEITCSGKSIRRQHPKGKSFIGMNVAVKYSQNXXWSSLSPDSVRLVNGTSLCSGRLEVKSEQSWSSVCEADFDQQDAEVVCRELGCGAPSVLQGALYGEVEAPMWTKEFQCGGHESALLDCRRSDSARRTCSPGKAVGLTCSDPVRLVGGASRCAGTLEVKHGEWRPVMSDSDWTLKKADVICRYLDCGSAVSTGSRNEASDRSVWWIISDCLQSGSDLRDCVSSGSSSSIVELTCSDLLLQPIISVYSTMDGVSGAQQQGFQVLQTYNYTQPAVNHSADFLFPAADPAHQGNYSCVYGVYVFSHNFSSESRLLSLTVTDPDEKPYRTGSIIPPVVLLVALLLVVIIIYFILKASRGQKSDSQEDTEMDYYDLGVSRAEGEPAEEEEAQGALTAVGHHQHQRSKTGSSETFIEPTRRRAE; this is encoded by the exons GACTCCAGGCTGAAGATGATCACCAATCAG agttcaggttggtgggaggagccagtcgctgtgcaggtacactggagCTGAAACATGGAGAGTGGAGATCAGTGAGTCCCTTTCTCTGGACCCGGAAGGAAGCAGATATAATATGCAGATATttggactgtggctctgctgtttcaacaAGAAGCAGAAATGTAGACTCAGACAGATCTGTATGGAGGATCATATCTTACTGTCTTCATTTTGGATCTGCACTGAGGGACTgtgtatcatcatcatatttatcGTCCTCCATCGTGGAgatcacctgctcag actctgtcaggctggtgaatgggactagtcggtgttcaggcagactggaggtgaagtctgagcagtcgtggtcctcagtgtgtgaagctgactttgaccagcaggatgcagaggtggtctgtagGGAGCTTGGCTGTGaggctccttcagtcctccagggggcgctctatggagaagtggaggctccaatgtggaccaaagagttccagtgtggaggccatgagtctgctctcctggactgtagaagatcagactcagctagaagaacctgctcacctggtaaagctgttggactcacctgctcag agcctgtcaggttggtgggaggagccagtcgctgtgcaggtacactgCACCTGAAATATGGGGAGTGGAGACCAGTTAGTTCCTCTCGCTGGACCCtgaaggaagcatatataataTGTAGATCCCTGGAttgtggctctgctgtttcaacaAGAAGCAGAAATGAATACTCATACAGATCGGTATGGAGGATCAGTTCTGACTGTGTTCAGTCTGGATCTGCACTGAGGGACTGTGTATCATCAGATTCCTCTGACTTCATCATGGAaatcacctgctcag actctgtcaggctggtgaatgggactagtctgtgttcaggcagactggaggtgaagtctgagcagtcgtggtcctcagtgtgtgaagctgactttgaccagcaggatgcagaggtggtctgtagggatcttggctgtggggctccttcagtcctccagggggcgctctatggagaagtggagactccaatgtggaccaaagagttccagtgtggaggcaatgagtctgctctcctggactgtagaagatcagactcagctagaagaacctgctcacctggtaaagctgttggactcacctgctcag agcctgtcaggttggtgggaggagccagtcgctgtgcaggtacactggagATGAAACATGGAGAGTGGAGACCAGTGATGAGTGACTCTGACTGGACCCTGAAGAAAGCAGATGTAATATGTAGATATttggactgtggctctgctgtttcaatAAGAAGCAGAAATGAAGCCTCAGACAGATCTGTATGGTGGATCAGCTCTAACTTACTTCATTCTGGATCTGAGCTGAGGGACTGTGTATCATCacattcctcttcctccatcttggagctcacctgctcag actctgtcaggctggtgaatgggactagtctgtgttcaggcagactggaggtgaagtctgagcagccgtggtcctcagtgtgtgaagctgactttgaccagcaggatgcagaggtggtctgtagggatcttggctgtggggctccttcagtcctccagggggcgctctatggagaagtggaggctccaatgtggaccaaagagttccagtgtggaggcaatgagtctgctctcctggactgtagaagatcagactcagctagaagaacctgctcacctggtaaagctgttggactcacctgctcag agcctgtcaggttggtgggaggagccagtcgctgtgcaggtacactggagATGAAACATGGAGAGTGGAGACCAGTAGAGCATTATTACTGGACCATGAAGGAAGCAGACGTAATATGTAGATATAtggactgtggctctgctgtttcaacaAGAAGCAGAAGCGCCTCATACAGATCTGTATGGAGCATCAGTTCTGACTGTGTTCAGTCTGGATCTGCACTGAGGGACTGTGTATCATCagattcctcttcctccatcttggagatcacctgctcaggtaagtccatca GACGACAGCATCCTAAAGG AAAAAGCTTTATTGGTATGAATGTTGCAgttaaatattcccaaaactaatgatggtcctctctttctccagactctgtcaggctggtgaatgggactagtctgtgttcaggcagactggaggtgaagtctgagcagtcgtggtcctcagtgtgtgaagctgactttgaccagcaggatgcagaggtggtctgtagGGAGCTAGGCTGTGgggctccttcagtcctccagggggcgctctatggagaagtggaggctccaatgtggaccaaagagttccagtgtggaggccatgagtctgctctcctggactgtagaagatcagactcagctagaagaacctgctcacctggtaaagctgttggactcacctgctcag atcctgtcaggttggtgggaggagccagtcgctgtgcaggtacactggagGTGAAACATGGAGAGTGGAGACCAGTGATGAGTGACTCTGACTGGACCCTGAAGAAAGCAGATGTAATATGTAGATATttggactgtggctctgctgtttcaacaGGAAGCAGAAATGAAGCCTCAGACAGATCTGTATGGTGGATCATATCTGACTGTCTTCAGTCTGGATCTGACCTGAGGGACTGTGTATCCTCAggttcctcttcctccattgtggagctcacctgctcag acctgctgcttcagccaatcatctCTGTGTATTCTACCATGGACGGGGTCTCCGGGGCCCAGCAGCAGGGGTTTCAGGTTCTCCA AACATACAACTACACCcagccagctgtcaatcactctgctgacttcctgtttcctgctgcagacCCCGCCCACCAAGGAAACTACAGCTGTGTTTATGGCGTCtatgttttttctcataactTCTCCTCTGAGAGCcgtctgctctctctcactgtcacaG ATCCAGATGAGAAACCTTACAGAACAGGTTCTATCATCCCACCAGTCGTCCTGCTGGTGGCTCTGCTGTTGGTCGTCATTATCATCTATTTCATCCTGAAG gccagcagggggcagaagTCAGACTCACAGGAGGACACTGAGATGGATTATTATGACCTCGGTGTTTCCAGAGCTGAAGGAGAGCCggctgaagaggaagaagctCAGGGAGCCCTGACAGCAGTTGGTCATCACCAGCACCAACGCTCCAAAACAGGAAGTAGTGAGACCTTTATTGAGCCCACtagaagaagagcagag